Proteins encoded by one window of Kribbella flavida DSM 17836:
- the ppdK gene encoding pyruvate, phosphate dikinase, translated as MPKLVYDFAEGNKDMLVLLGGKGANLAEMTNLGLPVPPGFTISAEACKVFLATGSVPPQLTEDIDHHIDVLQQKMGKKLGQADDPLLVSVRSGAAVSMPGMMETVLNVGLNDDSVNGLAHQSGNPRFAWDAYRRLIQMFGKTVLGMDGDVFEDAIEAAKRAKGASSDLDLDAEDLQTLVGTFKAAVEQHTGREFPQDPREQLDLAIEAVFGSWNSDRAILYRRQERIATDLGTAVTICSMVFGNLGMDSGTGVAFTRDPSTGQPGVYGDYLQNAQGEDVVAGIRNTVPLADLEQIDKTSYDELMRIMATLEGHYRDLCDIEFTVERGKLWMLQTRVGKRTAAAAFRIATSLVDEGVIDLDEALRRVKGAQLAQLMFPRFDSDADKQLISKAIGASPGAASGQVVFTSAAAVAAAERGEKVILVRRETNPDDLHGMIAAQGILTSRGGKTSHAAVVARGMGKTCVCGAEELDVDVAAETITVHGTTIGAGEVISIDGTTGEVFRGEVPVVPSPVVRYFEGSLAPDEGDELVAAVHRLIGHADEIRRLGVRTNADTAEDAARARRFGAEGIGLCRTEHMFLGERRESVERLILAEDDAERDAALAELEPLQREDFLELLAAMDGLPVTIRLIDPPLHEFLPSMEELAVKVALAKERGEEPGREVKLLAAVERLHEQNPMLGLRGVRLGLMIPGLFAMQVRAIASAAAELRKQGKDPRPEIMIPLVGAIQELQLARDEVEGVLAEVAAAEGVDRAIPIGTMIELPRAAVIADQIAEAADFFSFGTNDLTQTTWGFSRDDVEGSFFSRYLEKGVFAVSPFESIDREGVGALVRTGAERGRSTRPDLKLGICGEHGGDPDSIHFFHEVGLDYVSCSPFRIPVARLEAGRASLD; from the coding sequence GTGCCGAAACTCGTCTACGACTTCGCCGAAGGCAACAAGGACATGTTGGTTCTGCTGGGTGGCAAGGGGGCGAACCTCGCCGAGATGACCAACCTCGGTCTGCCCGTGCCGCCCGGATTCACCATCTCCGCCGAGGCCTGCAAGGTGTTCCTGGCCACCGGCTCGGTGCCGCCGCAGCTGACGGAGGACATCGACCACCACATCGACGTGCTGCAGCAGAAGATGGGCAAGAAGCTCGGCCAGGCCGACGACCCGCTGCTGGTCTCGGTCCGGTCCGGTGCCGCGGTGTCGATGCCCGGCATGATGGAGACGGTGCTGAACGTCGGCCTGAACGACGACTCCGTGAACGGTCTGGCCCACCAGTCGGGCAACCCGCGCTTCGCCTGGGACGCCTACCGGCGGCTGATCCAGATGTTCGGCAAGACCGTGCTCGGCATGGACGGTGACGTCTTCGAGGACGCGATCGAGGCCGCCAAGCGAGCCAAGGGTGCGAGCAGCGACCTCGACCTGGACGCCGAGGACCTGCAGACCCTGGTCGGCACCTTCAAGGCCGCGGTCGAGCAGCACACCGGACGCGAGTTCCCGCAGGACCCGCGCGAGCAGCTGGACCTCGCGATCGAAGCCGTGTTCGGCTCCTGGAACTCCGACCGCGCCATTCTCTACCGCCGCCAGGAACGGATCGCCACCGATCTGGGCACCGCGGTCACCATCTGCTCGATGGTCTTCGGCAACCTCGGGATGGACTCCGGCACCGGCGTCGCCTTCACCCGCGACCCCTCCACCGGTCAGCCCGGCGTCTACGGCGACTACCTGCAGAACGCCCAGGGCGAGGACGTGGTCGCGGGCATCCGCAACACCGTGCCACTGGCCGACCTGGAGCAGATCGACAAGACGTCGTACGACGAGCTGATGCGGATCATGGCCACCCTGGAAGGCCACTACCGCGACCTGTGCGACATCGAGTTCACCGTCGAGCGCGGCAAGCTGTGGATGCTGCAGACCCGGGTCGGCAAGCGGACCGCGGCCGCGGCGTTCCGGATCGCCACCAGCCTGGTCGACGAGGGCGTGATCGATCTCGACGAGGCGCTGCGGCGGGTGAAGGGCGCGCAGCTGGCCCAGCTGATGTTCCCGCGGTTCGACAGCGACGCGGACAAGCAGCTGATCAGCAAGGCGATCGGCGCGTCGCCGGGCGCGGCGTCCGGCCAGGTCGTGTTCACCTCGGCCGCTGCGGTCGCGGCCGCCGAGCGCGGCGAGAAGGTGATCCTGGTCCGGCGGGAGACCAATCCCGACGACCTGCACGGCATGATCGCCGCCCAGGGCATCCTGACCAGCCGCGGCGGCAAGACCTCGCACGCGGCCGTGGTCGCCCGCGGCATGGGCAAGACCTGCGTGTGCGGCGCCGAGGAGCTCGACGTCGACGTCGCCGCCGAGACGATCACCGTGCACGGTACGACGATCGGCGCCGGTGAGGTGATCTCGATCGACGGCACCACCGGCGAGGTGTTCCGCGGCGAGGTCCCGGTCGTACCGTCACCGGTCGTGCGCTACTTCGAGGGCTCGCTGGCGCCGGACGAGGGCGACGAGCTGGTGGCCGCGGTGCACCGGCTGATCGGCCACGCGGACGAGATCCGGCGGCTCGGCGTACGGACGAACGCCGACACCGCCGAGGACGCCGCGCGGGCCCGCCGGTTCGGTGCCGAGGGCATCGGTCTGTGCCGGACCGAGCACATGTTCCTCGGCGAACGGCGCGAATCGGTGGAGCGGCTGATCCTGGCCGAGGACGACGCGGAGCGCGACGCCGCGCTGGCCGAGCTCGAGCCGCTGCAGCGCGAAGACTTCCTGGAGCTGCTGGCCGCGATGGACGGCCTGCCGGTGACGATCCGGCTGATCGACCCACCGCTGCACGAGTTCCTGCCGTCGATGGAGGAGCTCGCGGTCAAGGTCGCGCTGGCCAAGGAACGCGGCGAGGAGCCGGGGCGTGAGGTCAAGCTGCTGGCCGCGGTCGAACGGCTGCACGAGCAGAACCCGATGCTCGGCCTGCGCGGGGTACGGCTCGGGCTGATGATTCCCGGCCTGTTCGCGATGCAGGTCCGGGCGATCGCGTCGGCCGCGGCCGAACTGCGCAAGCAGGGCAAGGACCCGCGGCCGGAGATCATGATTCCGCTGGTCGGCGCGATCCAGGAGCTGCAGCTGGCCCGCGACGAGGTCGAGGGTGTGCTGGCCGAGGTCGCGGCGGCCGAAGGCGTCGACCGGGCGATCCCGATCGGCACGATGATCGAGCTGCCGCGGGCCGCGGTGATCGCGGACCAGATCGCCGAGGCCGCCGACTTCTTCTCCTTCGGCACCAACGACCTGACCCAGACCACCTGGGGCTTCAGCCGCGACGACGTCGAGGGCTCGTTCTTCTCCCGGTACCTGGAGAAGGGCGTGTTCGCGGTCTCGCCGTTCGAGTCGATCGACCGCGAGGGCGTCGGCGCCCTGGTCCGCACCGGCGCCGAGCGTGGCCGGTCGACGCGGCCCGACCTCAAGCTCGGCATCTGCGGCGAGCACGGTGGCGACCCCGACAGCATTCACTTCTTCCACGAGGTCGGCCTGGACTACGTCTCCTGCTCGCCGTTCCGGATCCCGGTGGCCCGGCTGGAAGCCGGCCGAGCGTCCCTCGACTGA